The following coding sequences are from one Hymenobacter sp. DG25A window:
- the atpE gene encoding ATP synthase F0 subunit C: protein MLLSLLLQVVNAVGLAVMGAGIGAGLAILGAGLGIGRIGGSAMEAIGRQPEASGKIQTAMLIVAALVEGAALFAVVVCLLIALKLQ, encoded by the coding sequence ATGCTGCTCTCTCTGTTGCTGCAGGTTGTTAATGCTGTTGGTCTGGCTGTAATGGGTGCCGGTATCGGTGCCGGTCTGGCTATTCTGGGTGCTGGTCTGGGTATCGGCCGCATCGGTGGCTCGGCCATGGAAGCCATCGGCCGTCAGCCGGAAGCCTCCGGCAAAATCCAGACTGCTATGCTGATCGTAGCCGCTCTGGTAGAAGGTGCTGCTCTGTTCGCAGTAGTAGTTTGCCTGCTGATTGCCCTGAAGCTTCAGTAG
- a CDS encoding AtpZ/AtpI family protein — MADQLPSEPPKPASDKMRTIGRYSGMGIQMLATIGLSTWLGVWLDGRFGSGPWGTVVLTLLGVFLAMYQVIRSVSEK; from the coding sequence ATGGCCGATCAACTCCCCTCAGAACCCCCCAAGCCGGCATCGGATAAGATGCGTACCATTGGCAGGTATTCCGGTATGGGTATTCAAATGCTGGCCACTATTGGCCTGAGCACCTGGCTGGGCGTATGGCTGGACGGCCGTTTCGGGAGCGGACCTTGGGGAACGGTGGTGCTCACCCTGCTGGGAGTGTTTCTGGCCATGTACCAGGTTATCCGTTCCGTGTCGGAGAAATAG
- the atpH gene encoding ATP synthase F1 subunit delta translates to MSEQRVASRYAKSLLDLAEERGTLAQVKEDMDLFSKTLDENRDLRLLLRNPIVKHDKKLAILRAIFGGKVSELTEKFLTIVTQKNRESALEFIGSEFRSQYNLLRGVQVAEVITATPLTPALRAEVEQLVRQQAGLQQVELTEKIDASLIGGFVLRVGDRQIDDSVRHRLRKLRSEFSKNPYQPQL, encoded by the coding sequence ATGTCTGAACAACGAGTTGCCTCCCGTTACGCTAAGTCGCTGCTAGATCTGGCAGAGGAGCGGGGCACGCTGGCCCAGGTGAAAGAGGATATGGATCTGTTCAGCAAAACGCTGGATGAGAACCGTGACCTGCGCCTGTTGCTGCGTAACCCCATCGTCAAGCACGACAAGAAGCTCGCTATTCTGCGGGCCATATTTGGGGGCAAGGTGTCGGAACTGACTGAGAAGTTCCTCACCATCGTTACCCAGAAAAACCGCGAAAGCGCACTGGAATTTATTGGCTCCGAGTTTCGCAGCCAGTACAATCTGCTGCGTGGTGTGCAGGTAGCCGAGGTGATTACGGCCACCCCGCTCACGCCCGCGCTGCGCGCTGAAGTGGAACAGCTGGTTCGCCAGCAAGCCGGCCTCCAGCAGGTCGAACTCACCGAGAAAATCGATGCCTCGCTCATTGGCGGCTTTGTGCTGCGCGTGGGCGACCGGCAGATCGACGACTCGGTACGTCACCGCCTGCGCAAGCTGCGCAGCGAATTCTCTAAGAACCCCTACCAACCCCAACTATAA
- the atpB gene encoding F0F1 ATP synthase subunit A, translated as MKRLLIALFCILTLPVFAQEQTASVHEATKEEGFNAGEMILHHVGDSHEWHFFGEANEGPHFTLPLPVIAYRAGHGLSVFSSHHLYPEGTVHDGLKLEHEQLESVDGTAVHDFSITKNVASMLLSVALLLFVFFSVAAGYRKNHGQAPRGMQSFFEPVIVFVRDEVAKKAIGPKYEKYLPYLLTIFFFIWFNNLMGLLPGAANLTGNLAVTFLFAFITLLITTFSSNKYYWSHIFWTPGVPLWLRPIMIPVELIGVISKPFSLMVRLFANITAGHIIILSFISLIFIFNTIGIAPLSIAFGLFINVLELLVAVLQAYIFTLLTAMYIGGAVEEHHDHDYGIGGDDADAPAVVGGHGH; from the coding sequence ATGAAGCGCTTACTGATAGCCCTCTTCTGCATTCTTACGCTTCCTGTTTTTGCCCAAGAGCAAACGGCCTCCGTCCACGAGGCTACCAAAGAAGAAGGCTTCAATGCCGGCGAGATGATTCTTCATCACGTAGGCGACTCGCACGAGTGGCATTTCTTTGGCGAAGCAAATGAAGGCCCGCACTTCACGCTGCCTTTACCCGTCATTGCTTACCGCGCGGGCCACGGCCTGTCGGTTTTCTCTTCGCATCACCTGTACCCCGAGGGTACCGTGCATGATGGCCTGAAGCTGGAGCACGAGCAACTGGAGTCGGTAGATGGCACCGCGGTGCACGACTTCTCCATCACCAAGAACGTGGCTTCTATGCTGCTGAGCGTGGCTTTGCTGCTGTTCGTATTCTTCTCCGTAGCTGCCGGCTACCGCAAGAACCATGGCCAGGCTCCCCGCGGCATGCAGTCGTTCTTTGAGCCCGTTATTGTATTTGTACGTGACGAGGTAGCCAAGAAGGCCATTGGCCCGAAGTACGAGAAGTACCTGCCTTACCTGCTCACCATCTTCTTCTTCATCTGGTTCAATAACCTGATGGGCCTGCTGCCGGGCGCTGCCAACCTTACCGGCAACCTGGCCGTTACCTTCCTGTTCGCCTTTATTACGCTGCTCATCACCACGTTCAGCTCTAATAAATACTACTGGTCGCACATTTTCTGGACGCCCGGTGTTCCGCTGTGGCTGCGCCCGATCATGATTCCGGTGGAATTGATTGGTGTTATCTCGAAGCCCTTCTCCCTGATGGTTCGACTGTTTGCCAACATCACGGCCGGTCACATCATCATCCTGAGCTTTATTTCCCTGATTTTTATCTTCAATACCATTGGCATTGCGCCGCTATCCATTGCTTTCGGCCTGTTTATTAACGTGCTCGAGCTGCTGGTGGCTGTTCTGCAAGCCTACATCTTCACCCTGCTAACAGCCATGTACATCGGTGGCGCCGTGGAAGAACACCACGACCACGATTACGGCATTGGCGGTGATGATGCCGATGCGCCGGCAGTAGTTGGCGGCCACGGTCACTAA
- a CDS encoding F0F1 ATP synthase subunit B, whose amino-acid sequence MLTNPSIGLLFWQLVIFLILLFLLTKFAWKPILSSLKERENSIEGALRMADQAKLEMQLLKAGNEKLLAEARLERDNILKEASAIATQQIEDAKTKASEEGQRLILQAREAIQNEKNAALAEVKNTAAQLSIDIAERILRRELTDASAQTQLVDAYLKEVKLN is encoded by the coding sequence ATGCTTACCAACCCTAGTATTGGCCTGCTGTTTTGGCAGCTGGTCATCTTCCTGATCCTTCTCTTCCTGCTCACCAAATTCGCCTGGAAGCCTATCCTCAGCTCGCTGAAGGAGCGGGAAAACTCCATCGAAGGTGCTCTGCGCATGGCCGACCAGGCCAAGCTGGAAATGCAGCTGCTGAAAGCCGGCAACGAAAAGCTGCTGGCCGAAGCGCGCCTGGAGCGCGACAACATTCTGAAGGAGGCATCAGCCATTGCTACCCAGCAAATTGAAGATGCCAAAACCAAAGCTTCGGAAGAAGGCCAACGCCTGATTTTGCAAGCCCGCGAAGCCATTCAGAATGAGAAGAATGCTGCTCTGGCCGAAGTGAAAAACACGGCTGCGCAACTCTCCATTGATATTGCGGAGCGCATTCTGCGCCGCGAGCTGACGGATGCCTCGGCACAAACCCAGCTGGTGGACGCGTACCTGAAGGAAGTAAAACTGAACTAA